ATCGGCGGCGAGCAGAGCCGAGCGGAGCAATCCCGCGACACGGGGCGGCCCGTCGATCACCACATGGTCGACGCTGCGCGCCAGCTCCGGCGCCTCGTGGTGCAGCGTGTCGCGTGCGAGACCGACGACGCTGAACAGTCGCGGCAAGCCTTGCGACGCGCGCTCCTGGGCCCAGTCCAGCGCCGAACCCTGCGGATCGGCATCGATCAGGAGCACGCGCTTGCCGGTGATGGCCCACTGGCCAGCCAGGTGGAGCGCGAGGGTCGTCTTGCCGACGCCGCCCTTCTGATTGAGGAACGCGACGATCATCGCGCTTCGTCCACAGGGGCGCAGCCCGTTAGCATGAATCCGAAGGATTCAGAGTTAGCAATGTTAAGGGGCGGAATCGTGTAATGATTCCATTGCGTTATAGGTGGTTTTGGTTCCTGATAGTCCGAGGATCGGGTTCCCGATCGTCCGATAGTCGCGGTTCCTGATAGTCCGTGTCTCATGGCAACTTATCCACAGGCGGGTAGCCCATCCGCCGCATGGCGGCGTCGAGCGGATCGATGGGGAGCGGAGTGATGTTCAGCCGGTGACGGCCGAGTTCGAAGGTGAGGGTCAGCCGGTATCCGGGCAGGGGTTGGCGGCGGACGATATCGCGCAGTTCGAAGCTGAACCGCTTGAGCGGCGAGAGGACGCCCGACTTCAGGTGGAGGTGAGCGACGTCGAAGCTCCACCCATGTTCCTGCCGTCCGCCATGCTTGCGGCAGATGCGATAGAGCCAGCGCTCCAGCCCGCCGGTCAGGCTGAAATAGGCGCGGTCGATGGTAAGGACGAGCGCGTGATCCAGCACCCCGGCATAGAACCAGTCGGGAACGATCATCTCGATGCCGAGCGCGCGGCCCTTCCCGTCGAGACGCTCGCGCCATTCGTTGATCCAGGAGAAGCGATGGCGCCGCCGCTGGGTGGTTTGACGGATGCTGGTGGCAATCGTGGTCGACTGAAGCCGGTCGAGCCCGGCGCGCAGCCGCTCATAGCTGGCTTTGCCGGTTCCGCGCCGTGTAAAGGTCAGGATGTCATAGGGCGTGGCGGCGATCAGGCGAGAGGTCGGCAGGCCGGCGTCGTGCGCCTCGACGATCTGGCTCGCGGCCCAGATGAGAATATCAGCATCCCATATGGTGGCCATGCCATGTTCGGGCGTCGCCTCGACCTGAATCGTGACCTCGCCCATGCGAAACTCGATCGGTGCGACCCGCTTGCTCTTGGCGAGCGAGAAGAAGGGCCAGCTCATCAGATCCTGGGCATCGCGCGGTGCGACATCACCGCCGGCCGGGCGGAACAGGTCGAGCTGCCGGGCGGGAGCTTTGCTTAGCGACATGGATTATCGCCCGCGCGTCCCGCTGGCGTGCCGCCTTGTCGTGGCCAGGCCAGGTCCCGGATCGGATGTCGAGCGCCGCATCCCGGCCGCCGCCCAATCGTCGATGTCGGCAACCGTGTAGACGATGCGTCCGCCGAGCTTGTGGTAGATGGGGCCGGTTCCGAAGCAGCGATGCTTTTCCAGGGTGCGCGGCGACAGCCCGAGACGCTTCGCAGCATCGGGGGTTCGCAGAAAGCGCGGCGCAGTGTCTGGGGCGTCAGGCTGCATGATCGGTCTCCGTCGAAGCGCGGGCCACGAGGGCAAGGCGCGTGGTACTGGAGACAAGGCTGGCGTATGCCGCCTATGCCGGGAGAGAGGGCAAAATCAGCCTGCGGGAAATGTCGCACCGGCGTAGAGCGTCACCGGCTCCGGAGCAGATCGAGATATCCGGTCTCGCTGAGCCGAATGGCCTCGTCGCGCAGTCGTTGAACCTGCCGGCGTTCATTGGCCGCGCGCCAGTTGGAACCATGCAGTTCCAGGCCGGGATAAACCGCGGCGTCGGCCAGCTCGCGGGTGCTCAGACCAGCCGCGAGGAGACCCAACAGGTGCAGCAGGAAACTCAGGCGCAGGCGCTGAAATTCCGTTGGCCGGAAAGCGGCGGATTGTTTGCCGCGCGGCGCGCCCTGAAGTCGGCGCCGGAAGCGGTCGGCGACGGCCCGGCGCAATGGATAGTCCCGGTCGGGAGTGAGAGCGATGACCGTGCCTGCGCGCATAGCGGGATCAGACAGCCACAGGCGCAGGCGTCCACCGGGATCGTCGATAACGAGATGGCGACCGCTCTGGTCCGTGTGATCGGCGAGGATCGGGCCGAGATCGGCCGGATCAAACGCAGGCGCGGCGGCACAACCCTGGGGCGGAGGCGCCAGCACGACTGTGCCTGGCGCGACGTCGGGTCGCCATAGCGCGGGCGCGGCTGCGGCCGACACATAAGGGTCGATGGGGAAACACCAACCCCCAGCGCCGGACGAAGTCCGCGCTGAGGGTCTCCTCCCGATGTGCACCGTCCGCGCTCGTCGATGTCATCCGATCATAGTCACGGCGGTAATTCTTGTTGTGCCGCAGGAACTCCTGCGCAAAGTCCGCGTAATCGAAATTGGCGGTTGCCCCGGCGATCGCTTGCGACCGCCAATCGCTGGCAGTTGGCATCGCACCTCTCCCTGTATCCCGCATTCGGGGTCAGGAGAGCGAGCTTGCCTGCGCTCACCCACGCCAGAAGAACCGCCCGAGCGCATGAATTCAACGCCTTGCGGGCGAACCTGCGCGCACGGCGCAGCGAACCCCGGTCGGCGGTCGCGACGGCTCTACCGGGGGCGCCCTTCGAGCAAATGACGATATCCGACTTCGGTCATCCACCTGGCGCGAGCGAGGTGAGTTTCGTAGATGCCCCAGGCGCGCTCGGGATCTGTTGCCGGATCAAGGCCAAATATGACGCGGACAATCTCATGCCAGTGCGCGCCCTCGGCATCCGCTTCGAGCAGGCGCAGATAGGTAACGAAATGCCGTTCGTCATAGGGGTTCACCCGTCTTGTCTGCGGAGGCGCGTCGTCAAATGCAGGAATGGTCATTGCGCGACACCTGGCGCCCAGGAGGCGTTGCGATTGTCCCGAACACGGAGCCCGGTTATGCGACCGATGGGATAAGCGCCTCGCGCGCGGCCCGCAAATCGCGCCCACTGCCAGAACCTTCCGCAAAGGAGACGCGGGTCGTGGAACACCCTGCGCACCGGTCGTCCCGACAATAACGGATGAAGATCAGCTCGACTTGCGGAAGAATTCCATCGGGTCAATGTCGAGGATCGTCGCGATCCGTTCGAGCATATCGACGGTCGCCGCGTGTTCTTCGCGCTCCAGCATTCCAACATAGTTGCGGTTGATCCCTGCACGATCCGCAAGTTCCTCCTGCGACAAGCCTTTGGCATGACGCATGTGACGCAAGTTGGTGGCGACGATCTCCCGCAAGCTCATGCGGGGGACGTCGCCGCTCTGCCTAACCCATGGCCACCTAATATACTAGGGAATCGTATCTACGTAACGGCGTATCTGCGGAAATCCGCCACTACGCATTCAAGGAACGCGGGGCCGACGAGCGGCCCCGCGTCCGTCTCACCGGGCAAAGGGATCGAACTCAAGAACGATGCTTGCCGAATCGCCGTCCCATTCGCTGGCCGGCATCGCGCTGAACAGGCCGCCTTCGGTTCGGAATACGATGATATTGACCATGAGGCTGCGCGCGAGGCTCCAGGCATAGGCGGATACGGTGTTGAGCGACTTGGACATTGCGGGCTCCTGTCTTTCGTCGCGGGGACCATCCCCGCTCGACAGGCTCCCGAAGTGTCGGGCGCATGGCTGCAATCACCGCACGGGCGCAGCCCGAAGGCCGCACGCTGCGCGTAGCGGACCCTTTATGGGTTGATGGCGAAGCCATGGGTCTGACCAAGGATCAGAGCCAATGAGAGCGGCGGTGGCACCTGCGAGGAATCGGAACCGCCGGAGGTTCGTTCAAACCGGGTCCGGCTGGGTGGACACTGCCTCATCCTTCCCGGTCTCGCTTCGGTCCAGG
The sequence above is a segment of the Croceicoccus naphthovorans genome. Coding sequences within it:
- a CDS encoding replication initiator protein A codes for the protein MSLSKAPARQLDLFRPAGGDVAPRDAQDLMSWPFFSLAKSKRVAPIEFRMGEVTIQVEATPEHGMATIWDADILIWAASQIVEAHDAGLPTSRLIAATPYDILTFTRRGTGKASYERLRAGLDRLQSTTIATSIRQTTQRRRHRFSWINEWRERLDGKGRALGIEMIVPDWFYAGVLDHALVLTIDRAYFSLTGGLERWLYRICRKHGGRQEHGWSFDVAHLHLKSGVLSPLKRFSFELRDIVRRQPLPGYRLTLTFELGRHRLNITPLPIDPLDAAMRRMGYPPVDKLP
- a CDS encoding helix-turn-helix transcriptional regulator — protein: MQPDAPDTAPRFLRTPDAAKRLGLSPRTLEKHRCFGTGPIYHKLGGRIVYTVADIDDWAAAGMRRSTSDPGPGLATTRRHASGTRGR
- a CDS encoding DNA -binding domain-containing protein, yielding MLAPPPQGCAAAPAFDPADLGPILADHTDQSGRHLVIDDPGGRLRLWLSDPAMRAGTVIALTPDRDYPLRRAVADRFRRRLQGAPRGKQSAAFRPTEFQRLRLSFLLHLLGLLAAGLSTRELADAAVYPGLELHGSNWRAANERRQVQRLRDEAIRLSETGYLDLLRSR
- a CDS encoding transcriptional regulator domain-containing protein yields the protein MRDTGRGAMPTASDWRSQAIAGATANFDYADFAQEFLRHNKNYRRDYDRMTSTSADGAHREETLSADFVRRWGLVFPHRPLCVGRSRARAMATRRRARHSRAGASAPGLCRRACV
- a CDS encoding DNA -binding domain-containing protein, with the translated sequence MTIPAFDDAPPQTRRVNPYDERHFVTYLRLLEADAEGAHWHEIVRVIFGLDPATDPERAWGIYETHLARARWMTEVGYRHLLEGRPR
- a CDS encoding helix-turn-helix domain-containing protein, which encodes MSLREIVATNLRHMRHAKGLSQEELADRAGINRNYVGMLEREEHAATVDMLERIATILDIDPMEFFRKSS